The Candidatus Effluviviaceae Genus V sp. genomic interval ACTCATCCCGGAACCGATATCCGACCCCCCGGACGGTCTCGATGTAATCGCCGGCATGACCGAGCTTCTTGCGAAGCCCGGCGATCTGGACGTCGACGGCGCGGTCGGTCACAGGGTAGTGCTCCCCGTGAATCTGGTCGACGATCTTGTAGCGGGTGAAGACCCAGCCCGGACGGCGCGCCAGAATGTGCAGGATGCGGAACTCGGTGAACGTGAGGTGGACTGGCTCCCCGTCGACAAGCACCTCGTGACGCCCCGGGTGGATGACGAGGTCGTGGATCTTGATGACCTCCTCCTCCCCCACGGGCGCCTTGGCCTTGCGCCGGAGCACCGCCCGGACGCGCGCCAGCAGAATTCTGGGGCTGAACGGCTTCGTGATGTAGTCGTCGGCGCCGAGCTCCAGCCCGGTGACGATGTCGCTCTCTTCGCCCTTCGCGGACAGGATGACGATCGGCACGTTGGCCGCCCTGGGATCGCTCCTGAGCGTCCGGCAGACCTCGAACCCGTCGATGCCCGGCAGCATGAGG includes:
- a CDS encoding response regulator, whose translation is RDILVVEDDEDILELVRINLEKEGYTVKAATTGEEALESVGKSIPGLVLLDLMLPGIDGFEVCRTLRSDPRAANVPIVILSAKGEESDIVTGLELGADDYITKPFSPRILLARVRAVLRRKAKAPVGEEEVIKIHDLVIHPGRHEVLVDGEPVHLTFTEFRILHILARRPGWVFTRYKIVDQIHGEHYPVTDRAVDVQIAGLRKKLGHAGDYIETVRGVGYRFRDE